The genomic window TAGAAATCCAGTCACAAACCTAATCATAGCTCCGCTGTTCCCAACGGCACATATTTTTGAATGTGATATATCATTTTCTACAATACAGGTTCAGTGGTTCTGTACCTTATCTTTGATGTTGTCGTTGTTGAACTTGTTGGCCATGCCTGCAACATCACctgcaaatacaaaaacaaaagttggtttgtgtttttcttgttacaGAAGGATTTTATTCACATAGGAGTAAAGGTAGAGATGCTACTTAACTCAAGCTACTTAACAGAAAGATAGATATAATCTATTCTGTCAGTAAATTAAATAGGAGATTTTATAGTTTGGAGCAATGAAGCTAATATTAATACAGGCTTGAGAACTGAAAAATGCTACTTACAAAACAGCCTCATAATGGCTGCTGATCAGAGGTTAAAACACAGTATCATCTGAGGACAGCTTAACAATGCACTTTGTCTATCTTTTGCCATCATATAAATTACAACAAGAATGTTACTGACCTTCAACATACGGTCCAGATACAAGGATTTGGTCTGAGTTGTCCTCCTGGTAGATTTGTAGTTTACAGTCTTCACCACACAGCTCCTGCAGAACGCTTTGAATCTTCATTTTTGTGTCTTGCTGCAAGGAGACCAAAATGAAAGATACTTAGTAttgaaacttttatttttaaacatgtgaACGGTTTAATTGATCCAATTAcagatttcacatttcacaataTTGCATTCATCACTAATCGTAAATCTTTTTGTGCCCTACAAAATCACAACACCCAACCTTGAATCTTCCACTCCTGCTCTAATCCCTTCACCCTCCTGTTTCCTCATCTTGCTTTGTCTCTAATCCAATAAGGGCTATCACAACCTGGTGCAGCTCTTTCCCCTGATGTAATCTGATCCAAACAACATCAGAATTTTCCACACTGCAGAACCCCTCGATCCCAGTTTATGAGTGGACAGCTGGCTCTGTTACAAAACTGCATAGCTGTGGGCAGGACATAGTGACCTCTATCCAGAGATTTTTGTCTTTAGAAGGGATCTTTTGGTTTTTCTTTATATGACATTTGGTCTCATATCtacagtagcagtcaaaagTAATGacaaagtgtgtccaaactttaactgctactgtatatatacatatattacatatacatacatacataaatgatttgcatactgtatatggagACACTAGATAAGCCCCTTCCATTACCCGGACTGATGTGAGATATCTCCAAcacttgttttatttacaaCTCTATCATCCTTTTATACAGTATCTCAGATCAGGAATTCCAAATGTAATTACTCAACTAATCCACTCCTTAAACAACACAAGCATCAACGCTTTCAGACTGTCCTTAGTGCTTCAGTCCTCCTCAGTGTTATATTTATAATGTGCTTAAGacagattaaaatgtttgtaagtATACAAGATGATGTTGCACCAAATTAGATTCAGTTTAAACCTGGATTTAATGATGGTACAATTAAAGTAACAAGTGCAGTGCAACAGGATTCATTTTAGATCTCAATTTAATCTTCTCTAAACCTCTTTTCACATCAGTTTCATTGCCCAAACTTTTAATAAACTTCAGACTGACATTTGCAGTGATTAAATTTGCaaaaatagatacatttttatatattttgggaTGGGTGATGTTCTCTAGTAAAGAAATTAGTGGAAAACATATTAAGGTAATTCTTTAGTTTACTGTTGATGTCTTACTACACAGCATGTATGTTTTTGCAACATACAGCCAGCTGTTTATGCActgtttgaataaaaaatgatgcatttaCTGCTCAGGCAATATGAGAGCTAATGTTTAGCTGAAATGAAATCCTGTGGGATCGGACCACCACATAGAAGCTGTAATTCCTGTAAACCTCAAAGCTGTTATCCTGAGACACAGAAGAACTTGTGtttctaaacacaaacaaacccacaCGCACCCACACTACTGCCCTAGGCTTCTATACATTACACATTATACAGCAGGAGTGAGCCCACCCATTGTGCTCCCCTGCTCTCTGCCCTCACAGCTCAATCCATGCCCTGGTTCACATGCAACAGAAATCTCTTGGACTTTCCTCTGAATGTAAGAAGTAGATGTTAAGAAGGATGGGTTCAGTGTTTCTCTGGCTTCACTGATTTATGGGCATCAGGGATGTAACAGTCTCTGCTTCTTAAATAAGGAAGAATTTCCTGTGGAGCTTATGTTTAGCAAGCCGATGGCCAGCTGGGAATGGCATCAAATCCACGATAGAGACTATTTTCCTTTCTAGAGCAGTTTGTtggtttgtgagtgtgtgtattaagtgtatgtgtgtaagaaaAGGAAGGTGTTTGTCCATGAATATTTTGCACTCCTGTAGGATTGTGTGACCTCTGTAGGATTCTTCCCTGCCCTCTTTGCTGTATCGTCAATATCACtgaaattgtgtgtttttttctgttttacctCACATATCACAACATATCACACATAAGCATGTgcagaagaaagacagaatggAGTGTTTTCTGAACTTACACAGTTGGAGGAGGCCTTGAGTTTCAGATTGACAGCGTTTTTATCCTGGACCGCCTCTTTGCTAACACAGACGACATCATCCTGTGGCAccggctgcagagagaaaccaAATTGAGTTATCCTGTGACCTCTGCTTTTTACTGCTCATGACTTCTGTATGACATCAATTTTTGAACGttgattttatttggttttattctgtttaaacAATGTGAGATGAAATACAAATGTGCAGCCACAGCATAGCATACATACTTTATATGATAACAACTGAGTTTGACCATCACATAAAAACTAACAAATCAAAGTGTCCCACTGGTTATGGGATTGAGATCAATTATTCATAAACCGcgcatttttattcatttttgctgTAAGCACCACACTTGTAAACAAGTGTAAATATATGTGGGGCATGGAGAGACAGTTCTCAGTAGTATGAAAATACATCCTTATTTTCTTATGCCAAAAATACTACCACTCTTCCTTCTCTGCTTTGAGAATCATTTACAAATAGTGTCTTGTCTCAGTGTCATTacaaacatttgaaattgtTATGCACAAAAATTTGTCTCAACATGCCAAAGTAACACCAGTAATGAATgatactagggctgcaactaatgattattttcattattgattaatctggtAATCATTTtcttaatcaatcaattaattatgtATTCATTACtttcttaattaatcaattagttgtttggtttatgaAATGCCAGAATATGATCAAAAATGTCTATTCTgattcccaaagcccaaggtgaaaTCCTCCACcctcttgttttgtcccaaccatCAGTCCacacccaaagatattcagtttattatcatagaagactaaataaactagaaaatattcacttctGAGACGCTGGAATTGGAGACTTTGGACATTTTCTCAACGATGgctcgattatcaaaatagtaaaTTATTATACCTGTGgatataataattaattttctgtggacTACTACTAATTACTAATATTTAGTCATTATTCTGAACTCTATATTTGAAGTTACTGACTTACAGAGGATGGTAGTCATCCCTTTTATTTGTGGCATTTACCAATAAATATCAGATACCATGTTTTTCTCAGTGTAGCTCTACTGATACAGCCACAATGCCTACATTATGACAGACTGAGTGATCTGAAGGTACTCCTTTATCTTACCTGTGGTATGATGTTGGGGCCGCCGTCGCCTCTCGAAGGCAGGGGAGCATGGGTCTCTGGTTCCGCGATTTTGGGTTTGACAGTATGTACCTCAACTGTGAACTCTGTTCCCTTGTCAGCCGCCTCTTCTGTAGCTGGAGGGTTGccctctgcctctgcctctgctgTCTCCTCTGTTGTCATTGCTGCTGTAGTCTGCTCGGTAGTTTCCTCAGATGTCATAGTAGGGAAAAGGAGGATTTGGCCTTGTGGGTCCTCTGACTCTGAAAAATCTATTCCATTTAAATGGTAAATTAGTTAGATATTTAAACAGTACATAAAAACTTTGTGATGTTAACAACAGAAGaaggttgtttatttgtgttctACATTTATGTAATTTGAcgtttggtttggtttaggcaCACACATCAATAGGCTATCTATTCAGGGGAATGGTCTGAGATTACAATATAGATAATTCTGGAAAGTGATGTTGACATTTCAGGTACAGTGATCTGATGACAAACAAGTTCACACCCTAGTTATAGGctacttttaatgtttttgaatATTATTCTCAACCACATGTTAATGGGATTAAATCTATCAGGTTTATGCAATACAGTAGTACTGCTTATCAAGGACATGTACAATTCTTTCTTTATCGTCCTCTGTTTGATCAAGTGACTGTTGCCCCGGCCTGTTTTTGTTTCCCCTTCTACAGTATAAGTTAACCTTTCAAATGTTGATctgtttcacagcagacattttgacttgtcatagtaggaaaagaaaatgtgttactaataacatgaATGATGGTTCCTCTCAAGACATGACAGCGTGACGGTGAGCCTGCATATTTATtataccaggaccctgaaaccaaAGTGGCGGAATacaattcagccatcattaattttatattcttatttaCACCTGATCTTGTCCTACTTTGATGTaccaaaatgtcttctgtgaaaaaagctttttacattttatgatgtGGTTAATGGCATGTCTGTTATTGGTAGGCACACATGGTTGGACTGGGCTGTATTTTCAGATGAATGGTCTGAGGTTATAATATGTAAACTCTGATAATGAAGTTAATTCTGTCACTGCGAGTACATTTTAATGTaagcaagcacacacacgcagagtgACTGTCCTCTTACCAGGAGCTATAGTTGTCTTTGGAATCATGTCTCCTCGTACGTATGCGTCTGCTTCCAGAGGTGGCGCTGTCTCCTCGACAACTTCCTCTTCCTGTGCCATGACTCCTGCTGTAAAATCAATAAGGCTTAATGTCGTTTTGTTTGAAAATTTTCTCATTGACATAGATGCGATGACATATaattaaatcaatgaaaaacCCAACCACAGACTGGCATACTTACAAtgattatattgtattgttCAAATGATCCTCCCATCTAAATCCCACAAATATATTACAAAGCTTAGTGATAGGCTGCAGTTGTCTATTAAACACGGTCCACTTGAaagttttttctgttgtgtaacTCTTATCTGCTTTGTCAATTTGTCAATGTGCTTTGCTGTAAAACATTATGACAACTCTCACATCATAACCTTAAATCGATGAGTCTCAGTACTGAGGAACTGTCTGTAATTAATAACCCCCTGGTAGACCAGTTCCTCTGCACAGCCTGAGTAAATAAACCGTCCCTCAGTACAAGGCCTGGACTGGTACTGCCAGCAAAAAGCTCTCACCTCCTGATCACTCCCACTGGGACCAGTGCTATGAGCTTCTCATGGAAATCTGTCAGCTCATGGCAAATATGCAGTTAGCTATACAATGGACTTGTGCCAAATAgtttaaaagtacaaaagatGTGCTGTGCAGTTCCCACTAGATAGAATCATATGAACTGTCAATCGCACCAAAGAGTTCTGTTTAGTTTTTGAATGCTCTTCCATGATTGTCTATCTAcaacttggattttttttttttttttttactgtacactGAAGGTTCAGTTTAtgcttttaaagctgcacaGGGCGGCTCTGTTCCTTACTGCCTCCAAATGGTGgtaagacatacagtacatttatggACATTTTCAAGCTCAGTATCCAGATGTCTTGTCTAGTGATGTGATGTTAGTAAACTTGCACAAAGCAAACTCACATTTACTAAAGGGGGCAATCTGTGATCACGTTATCACAGTGGAAATAAAGATTCAACAAAAAAGTGTCAAATGTTACTGTCATAGGAAAGGTCTTTTTAAGAATCTTGCCTAGTATGTGTTTTTGAGTGCAGCCCCTCAGAAGAATCATGTGGTATTGTCCTACAGCAGCTCATTACAGTTCTGCAGGCATTATTTAATCAAGTTGTGAGGTAGTAGCTCATAGCTCAGATGGTTTACAGTTTTCACCAGTGTGCTATCTTTACACCAGTTATCATCGTAATGCAGAAACCCATGCAGTGTATAAGAGCTCTTCGGTGTGCTCACAGGGATTGCTTATAGCCTCTGCAGTGATGGACGATGAGGTAATAGATCTTACTGCAGCAGATAACTGATGCTCACAGATTCATGGAACACATCATGAAGTAATTTACGTTGAAATACGATCTTTCTCACTCTGACGTTTTTCAGGAGATCCTGTGGTTACAGTGACTCACTTTAGGTTAAGCATAAATGGGATATACAAAGTACATTTCTTGATATATGAGTGTGAGTGAAATGATTTTCCATCTACTCTGTTAAACAATTTAATGCCCTCATTAAATGTGCTGCTGAAAGATGCCAGGTAATGATGCCAttgaaaacatcactttttCCAAATTTTTGAATTATGTAATATGTCAATATACCGTTTCAGCAAGTCTATGGGGTAAGAGCTATTGATAAATTGCAACACTAAAACAGAGCCTTGATAGGATATTTCTAGTCAGGTACCTTCAGCTGTAAATCATTTCACCTACAAAGTTTGATTCTCTgctaattttttaaatatgtttcctCATCTTGCAGTCACTGAGCTAAAGAGCCTGAGGTCTTTATTGCTGTGATTTGTTCAGGTCAAATTGCAAGGGTAGAATCCAGAAATCAAACCAGAATGCCAAGCATGCATTCCTTTTACCCAGATCACTCTGACTTGAACAACACCAGCATTACCTCACTTTGAAAACATTCCCGTAGTCCCTTAACTCTGCAGATGTCATTACTTCTGGTTCTCTCACCCTGTCATTCCTCACTGACTGCTGAGCTAAATTTTACTTGTACATTTGTTCATATACACCTTTAATTTAAACGCAAGCTTTCTTTTCAGTTTGCACTTTTGTGACAGTAGTAAATGAGCTTCacatatgttttaaatttgtttgcATAGATAATATATTTTTGAGTAAGTAAgcattttgtgtatttgcagaACTTTTTGACTCTTGTGTGTAGAAATATAAGTGATATAACTAGTAATTATACGTTTTTTCTGGTGGTTCTAATCGTTAGTTAGGGTAGATAGTTTCCCCTTTCTACCTTTTTGCTGTTCACTGCTCTGACCTGCCAAGGGACTACAGATGTGAATTAGCTTGAATCTATAATATGGTAAAGTACATCAAGTGGTGACATTTATGCTTGAGCTGTACACTGtccatttcaaaataaataaataacttgtcATCccatttaacaaaagaaa from Thunnus maccoyii chromosome 3, fThuMac1.1, whole genome shotgun sequence includes these protein-coding regions:
- the si:ch211-286o17.1 gene encoding hematopoietic progenitor cell antigen CD34; protein product: MAQEEEVVEETAPPLEADAYVRGDMIPKTTIAPDFSESEDPQGQILLFPTMTSEETTEQTTAAMTTEETAEAEAEGNPPATEEAADKGTEFTVEVHTVKPKIAEPETHAPLPSRGDGGPNIIPQPVPQDDVVCVSKEAVQDKNAVNLKLKASSNCQDTKMKIQSVLQELCGEDCKLQIYQEDNSDQILVSGPYVEGDVAGMANKFNNDNIKDKTDIEEAVPRWGKNSKLVLVSLLLTGLLLAALLVAGYYLKTHRKNSKGVRLAESFQVDEENQANTLVSVAPLPQEPIDKPTVNGESPPENGTNAAPTTNGHPATQTPVADTEM